One genomic window of Scylla paramamosain isolate STU-SP2022 chromosome 20, ASM3559412v1, whole genome shotgun sequence includes the following:
- the LOC135110220 gene encoding fumarylacetoacetase-like — protein MKSFVEVSPDSHFPIQNLPYGVFSTTDNETRRLGVAIGDLILDLSVIAHLFTGPLLKNQQQVFKEPTLNSFMALSPAVWNEARTTIQTLLAHDQSTLRDDCQLRAKALVPQAGAVMHLPAHIGDYTDFYSSLDHATNVGTMFRGKENALMPNWKYLPVGYHGRASSVVVSGTPIHRPNGQTRPKDDEPPVFGPCRLMDFELEMAFFIGGGNTLGTPINVKDAHNHIFGMVVMNDWSARDIQKWEYVPLGPFLAKNLGTTISPWVVTMDALKPFLVDNYPQDPKPFPYLVHDEKYNFNINLEVGIKSAGSKQAGTVCRSNFRYMYWTMKQQLAHHTVTGCNMRPGDLLASGTISGPTEDSFGSMLELSWRGSKTVDIGNGETRKFLQDGDEVVMTGYCQGEGYRVGFGPCTGKVLPANPVN, from the exons ATGAAGTCTTTTGTGGAAGTTAGTCCTGACAGTCACTTCCCCATTCAGAACCTTCCTTATGGTGTGTTCTCCACAACTGATAAT GAAACTCGTCGTCTTGGTGTGGCTATTGGCGACCTCATACTGGATCTGTCCGTCATCGCACATCTGTTCACGGGACCGCTACTCAAGAACCAGCAGCAGGTGTTCAAGGAG CCCACCTTGAACAGTTTCATGGCTCTGAGTCCTGCTGTCTGGAACGAGGCTCGCACCACCATCCAGACGCTGCTGGCCCACGACCAGTCCACGCTGCGGGATGACTGTCAGCTGAGAGCCAA GGCTCTGGTGCCCCAGGCTGGGGCAGTGATGCACCTTCCAGCTCACATTGGTGACTACACTGACTTTTACTCCTCGCTGGATCATGCCACCAATGTGGGGACCATGttcagagggaaggagaatgcaCTCATGCCAAACTG GAAATACCTGCCAGTTGGCTACCATGGCCGAGCCTCcagtgtggtggtgtctggcaCTCCTATTCACCGGCCAAATGGTCAGACCAGACCCAAGGATGATGAACCACCTGTGTTTGGACCATGTCGCCTGATGGACTTTGAACTGGAGATGGCATTCTTTATAGGGGGTGGTAACACACTGGGAACACCCATCAATGTGAAAGATGCCCATAATCACATCTTTGGTATGGTGGTTATGAATGACTGGAGTG CTCGTGATATTCAGAAGTGGGAATATGTGCCACTGGGTCCCTTCCTGGCCAAGAACCTTGGCACCACCATCTCCCCATGGGTTGTGACCATGGATGCACTCAAGCCATTCCTGGTGGACAACTACCCACAGGACCCCAAGCCATTCCCCTACCTGGTCCATGATGAGAAGTACAATTTCAACATCAACCTGGAAGTTGGCATCAAAA GTGCAGGAAGTAAGCAAGCAGGGACAGTATGTCGTAGCAACTTCCGTTACATGTACTGGACCATGAAGCAGCAGCTTGCTCACCATACTGTCACCGGATGCAACATGCGTCCTGGGGACCTTCTGGCATCAGGCACCATATCGGGACCA ACTGAGGACTCCTTTGGCTCAATGCTGGAGTTGTCTTGGAGAGGCAGCAAGACAGTTGACATTGGCAATGGAGAGACACGGAAGTTCCTTCAAGATGGTGATGAAGTCGTGATGACTGGTTACTGTCAGGGAGAGGGATACAGGGTTGGCTTTGGGCCTTGCACTGGGAAGGTCCTCCCAGCTAACCCTGTCAATTAA